The Apodemus sylvaticus chromosome 22, mApoSyl1.1, whole genome shotgun sequence genome includes a region encoding these proteins:
- the LOC127672531 gene encoding ral guanine nucleotide dissociation stimulator-like isoform X2 produces MWDEQIKSAIFTFLLYWLQKFPDDFCESTNFNLVNHVRVYVKMNSAEGDPQARELFLVLEDLEEEYLKLETDFITTPKAQVQEDDQVYGIQESLPSSPASMAEPEGGLLPLEDTELLETTIVQPFEAEAGPVQLPTLHQSLPIAAAPQSPGDVSADGAADGAAGGAADMAAGVSADVAADGAAGVAADVVADVAAHVSAFEYIVFSTVVQLGAPECFFPLPEVDI; encoded by the exons ATGTGGGATGAACAAATAAAGAG TGCCATCTTCACTTTCTTGTTATACTGGCTTCAGAAATTTCCTGATGATTTTTGTGAATCAACAAACTTCAACCTGGTGAATCATGTAAGGGTGTATGTGAAGATGAATTCTGCAGAGGGAGATCCCCAAGCCAGGGAGCTTTTCTTAGTGCTGGAGGATCTCGAGGAGGAATATCTAAAGCTTGAGACAG ATTTCATAACAACTCCAAAGGCCCAAGTGCAGGAGGATGACCAAGTCTATGGAATTCAAGAGAGTCTGCCTTCAAGTCCAGCTTCTATGGCAGAGCCAGAGGGAGGCCTGCTACCCCTAGAGGACACTGAGCTCTTGGAAACAACAATTGTACAACCCTTTGAGGCAGAAGCTGGTCCAGTGCAGCTTCCAACTTTACATCAATCTCTGCCCATAGCAGCTGCTCCACAGTCACCTGGagatgtgtctgcagatggggCTGCAGATGGAGCTGCAGGTGGGGCTGCAGATATGGCTGCAGGTGTGTCTGCAGATGTGGCTGCAGATGGGGCTGCAGGTGTGGCTGCAGATGTGGTTGCAGATGTGGCTGCACATGTTTCAGCTTTTGAGTACATAGTTTTCTCGACTGTTGTGCAATTAGGTGCACCAGAGTGTTTTTTCCCTTTGCCTGAGGTGGACATATAG
- the LOC127672531 gene encoding uncharacterized protein LOC127672531 isoform X1 — MGTTAPLVMQGQASDSCSLHPPLPRSAIFTFLLYWLQKFPDDFCESTNFNLVNHVRVYVKMNSAEGDPQARELFLVLEDLEEEYLKLETDFITTPKAQVQEDDQVYGIQESLPSSPASMAEPEGGLLPLEDTELLETTIVQPFEAEAGPVQLPTLHQSLPIAAAPQSPGDVSADGAADGAAGGAADMAAGVSADVAADGAAGVAADVVADVAAHVSAFEYIVFSTVVQLGAPECFFPLPEVDI; from the exons ATGGGGACCACGGCTCCGCTGGTGATGCAAGGCCAGGCTTCCGACTCTTGttcactccatcctcctcttcctcgcaGTGCCATCTTCACTTTCTTGTTATACTGGCTTCAGAAATTTCCTGATGATTTTTGTGAATCAACAAACTTCAACCTGGTGAATCATGTAAGGGTGTATGTGAAGATGAATTCTGCAGAGGGAGATCCCCAAGCCAGGGAGCTTTTCTTAGTGCTGGAGGATCTCGAGGAGGAATATCTAAAGCTTGAGACAG ATTTCATAACAACTCCAAAGGCCCAAGTGCAGGAGGATGACCAAGTCTATGGAATTCAAGAGAGTCTGCCTTCAAGTCCAGCTTCTATGGCAGAGCCAGAGGGAGGCCTGCTACCCCTAGAGGACACTGAGCTCTTGGAAACAACAATTGTACAACCCTTTGAGGCAGAAGCTGGTCCAGTGCAGCTTCCAACTTTACATCAATCTCTGCCCATAGCAGCTGCTCCACAGTCACCTGGagatgtgtctgcagatggggCTGCAGATGGAGCTGCAGGTGGGGCTGCAGATATGGCTGCAGGTGTGTCTGCAGATGTGGCTGCAGATGGGGCTGCAGGTGTGGCTGCAGATGTGGTTGCAGATGTGGCTGCACATGTTTCAGCTTTTGAGTACATAGTTTTCTCGACTGTTGTGCAATTAGGTGCACCAGAGTGTTTTTTCCCTTTGCCTGAGGTGGACATATAG